The Oreochromis niloticus isolate F11D_XX linkage group LG2, O_niloticus_UMD_NMBU, whole genome shotgun sequence genome includes a region encoding these proteins:
- the jakmip1 gene encoding janus kinase and microtubule-interacting protein 1 isoform X5, translating into MSSTTPPSAQPSKKGRKPEKSEVMADSVPATNEELRSKIMDLQIELQQERGKVCKLRERLQEQRQARELEQHKHAVALTDLRAKLHEEKLREIAAIRETLARQHEAELARTIKIRDTEVQRLQGLVNALRDGAADKLKNALLAEAREEARRAFDGERIKLQQEIQEQKMARKQAEEALANALQADKAKAADLRTAYQQHQDEVHRIKRDCEKDIRRLMDELKAKDRVVCALEKELGLQAGYAQKLQLQKEALDEQLGQVREAERHNHGSPKREVVPGLGENSDLLNNQEVEERDMRRFQLKIAELHSVIRKLEDRNALLADERNELLKRVREAESQMKPMFEKNKRLSKKNDDLLQTLQRMEEKLKNLSRENAEMKEKASSSRPPSQQQSVQAQMKRPSSLTDLTHAHEEQEVEFLKLQVAEQRGIIDELTQERDRLVMSKKNRKKPFKLPKRHVVETYFGFDEESIDSETSSLTSYNTDLTDRTPATPEEDLEESVSREESELRFRQLTREYQALQRAYALLQEQTGGSLDAEREARTREQLQVELSSCQAKIVDLEKALAERGQDSKWVEEKQYLLRTNQELREKMSALQQAESRLQAEVQDARDQNELLEFRVLELEVRDCANIILSPGGDNNNLSSRRKTYIQ; encoded by the exons ATGTCATCAACCACACCCCCATCGGCTCAACCCTCTAAGAAGGGACGGAAGCCGGAGAAATCGGAGGTGATGGCTGATTCGGTGCCGGCCACCAACGAGGAACTGAGGAGCAAGATCATGGACCTTCAGATAGAGCTACAGCAGGAGCGCGGGAAG GTATGCAAACTCCGCGAGCGGCTCCAGGAGCAGCGGCAGGCTCGCGAACTTGAGCAACACAAGCATGCCGTAGCACTCACTGACCTGCGTGCCAAACTCCATGAAGAAAAGCTACGTGAGATCGCTGCCATACGGGAGACTCTGGCACGGCAGCATGAAGCCGAGCTGGCCAGAACAATCAAGATCCGGGATACTGAGGTTCAGAGGCTGCAGGGTCTTGTGAATGCACTGAGAGATGGAGCTGCTGACAAGctcaaaaatgcccttcttgcAGAGGCTAGGGAGGAAGCAAGGAGAGCCTTTGATGGGGAGAGAATAAAGCTCCAGCAGGAG attcaggagcagAAAATGGCTCGGAAGCAAGCTGAAGAGGCTCTTGCAAATGCTCTTCAGGCTGATAAAGCCAAAGCAGCTGATCTCCGCACAGCCTACCAACAGCACCAGGATGAGGTGCACCGCATTAAACGCGACTGTGAGAAAGACATCCGCCGGCTG atggatgagttgaaggcaAAGGACCGGGTGGTGTGTGCTCTGGAGAAGGAGCTGGGGTTACAGGCTGGCTATGCCCAGAAGCTTCAGCTCCAAAAGGAAGCCCTGGATGAGCAGCTGGGTCAGGTACGAGAGGCCGAGAGACACAACCATGGCAGCCCGAAGAGAGAAGTGGTGCCTGGACTAGGAGAAAACTCAGACTTGCTCAACAACCAG GAGGTGGAGGAGCGTGACATGAGGAGGTTCCAGTTGAAGATTGCAGAGCTCCACTCAGTCATCAGGAAACTGGAGGACAGAAATGCACTACTGGCCGATGAGAGGAATGAACTA TTGAAACGGGTGCGAGAGGCAGAGAGCCAAATGAAGCCAATGTTTGAGAAGAATAAGCGGCTGTCCAAGAAAAATGATGACCTCCTGCAAACACTGCAGCGCATGGAGGAGAAACTCAAGAACCTGAGCCGCGAGAATGCTGAGATG AAGGAAAAGGCTTCCTCCTCTCGGCCACCATCACAGCAGCAGTCCGTTCAGGCCCAGATGAAGCGACCAAGCTCCCTGACCGACCTGACCCATGCCCATGAGGAACAGGAAGTAGAGTTCCTCAAGCTGCAGGTTGCTGAGCAACGCGGCATCATTGATGAGCTCACGCAG GAACGTGATCGATTGGTGATGAGCAAaaagaacaggaagaaacctttcaAGCTGCCGAAA AGGCATGTTGTGGAGACATATTTTGGATTTGATGAGGAGTCGATAGACTCTGAAACCTCCTCACTGACCTCTTATAACACTGACCTCACTGACCGCACGCCTGCAACTCCAGAGGAGGACTTGGAAGAG AGCGTTTCCCGTGAGGAGTCAGAACTTCGTTTTCGTCAGCTCACTAGAGAGTACCAGGCTCTTCAGCGGGCCTACGCTCTCCTGCAGGAGCAGACTGGGGGGTCTCTGGATGCAGAAAGGGAGGCCAGG ACCCGTGAGCAGCTGCAGGTGGAGCTCAGCAGCTGCCAGGCAAAGATCGTGGATCTGGAGAAGGCCCTGGCTGAGCGGGGGCAG GATTCAAAGTGGGTAGAGGAGAAGCAGTACTTGCTCAGGACCAACCAGGAACTGCGTGAGAAG ATGAGTGCGCTGCAGCAGGCGGAGTCCCGGCTGCAGGCTGAGGTTCAGGATGCTCGGGACCAAAATGAGCTGCTGGAATTCAGAGTCCTTGAACTGGAAGTAAGAGACTGTGCCAACATCATACTGTCACCAGGAGGCGACAACAACAATCTCAGCTCCAGACGCAAGACCTACATACAGTGA